A window from Lachnoanaerobaculum umeaense encodes these proteins:
- the secA gene encoding preprotein translocase subunit SecA, with translation MNFIEKIFGTHSERELKIIEPTIQKILSLQSTMQAMSDEELKELTPKFRQRLADGETLDDILPEAFAAVREASRRVTGMEHFKVQLIGGMVLHQGRIAEMRTGEGKTLVSTCPAYLNALAGKGVLVVTVNDYLAERDSKWMGDIHRFLGLSVGCVLNSMNSEQRQEQYACDITYVTNNELGFDYLRDNMAIYKKDQVLRELDFAIIDEVDSILIDEARTPLIISGQSGKSTKLYEICDMLAKQLERGEASAEFTKMGALMGDEIEETGDFIVNEKDKVVNLTEEGIHKVEKYFNIENLADPENLEIQHCIILALRANNLMFRDKDYVVKDDEVLIVDEFTGRIMPGRRYSDGLHQAIEAKEHVNVQRESKTLATITFQNFFNKFVKKAGMTGTALTEEKEFRNTYGMDVIAIPTNRPIERKDQDDVVYKSKKEKFKAVVEEIKETNAKGQPVLVGTITIETSEMLSKMLKKEGINHTVLNAKFHEKEAEIVANAGLHGAVTIATNMAGRGTDIKLDEEALKAGGLKVIGTERHESRRIDNQLRGRSGRQGDPGESRFYISLEDDLMRLFASERLIKIFNALGVPENEPIEHGMLTRAVEKAQMKIESNNYGIRENLLKYDEVNNEQREVIYEERNKVLEGDNMRDTILRMINDIIERSVNMAISDEIPASEWNFVELNELILSTIPLSPLSYSPEMDNMKKDELIQKLKKEAVELYEAKEAEFPDAEKIRELERIILLKTIDNKWMNHIDDMEQLRQGIGLQALGQRDPLVEYKMAAYDMFDEMTRGISEDTVRILYHLKVEQKVEREPVAKVTGTNKDDSTVKKPVRIEAKIYPNDPCPCGSGKKYKQCHGRKGMTL, from the coding sequence ATGAATTTTATTGAAAAGATATTTGGTACACATAGTGAAAGAGAGCTTAAAATAATAGAACCTACTATTCAAAAAATATTGAGCTTACAGAGTACTATGCAAGCCATGAGTGATGAGGAATTAAAAGAACTTACACCAAAGTTCAGACAAAGACTGGCGGATGGAGAAACCTTGGATGATATTCTTCCTGAAGCATTTGCCGCTGTTAGAGAAGCTTCCAGAAGAGTTACCGGTATGGAGCACTTCAAAGTACAGCTTATTGGTGGTATGGTCCTCCATCAGGGTCGTATCGCAGAGATGAGAACAGGTGAAGGTAAAACTCTTGTTTCAACCTGTCCTGCATATTTGAATGCACTTGCAGGCAAGGGTGTACTTGTTGTAACCGTTAATGACTATCTTGCAGAGCGTGACTCTAAATGGATGGGTGATATTCATAGATTTTTAGGGTTGAGCGTAGGCTGTGTTCTAAACTCTATGAACTCTGAGCAAAGACAGGAACAATATGCCTGCGACATTACCTATGTCACCAACAATGAGTTGGGATTTGACTATCTACGTGATAATATGGCAATATACAAAAAAGATCAGGTTTTAAGAGAACTTGATTTTGCCATCATTGATGAGGTGGACTCCATCCTTATAGATGAGGCTAGAACTCCTCTTATTATTTCCGGTCAGTCTGGTAAGTCTACAAAGCTTTATGAGATTTGTGATATGCTGGCAAAGCAGCTTGAAAGAGGTGAGGCAAGTGCTGAATTTACAAAGATGGGTGCACTTATGGGTGATGAAATCGAAGAGACCGGAGATTTTATCGTCAATGAAAAGGATAAGGTTGTAAACCTTACAGAAGAAGGTATTCATAAAGTAGAAAAATACTTTAATATAGAAAACCTTGCAGACCCTGAAAATCTTGAAATACAGCATTGTATTATCCTCGCTCTTAGAGCCAATAATCTTATGTTCAGAGATAAGGACTATGTAGTAAAAGATGATGAAGTACTTATCGTAGATGAGTTCACAGGTCGTATAATGCCCGGAAGAAGATATTCTGATGGATTACATCAGGCTATAGAGGCTAAGGAACATGTAAATGTACAAAGAGAATCAAAGACTCTGGCTACAATCACATTCCAGAACTTCTTTAACAAATTTGTAAAGAAAGCAGGTATGACCGGTACCGCTCTAACCGAAGAAAAGGAGTTTAGAAATACCTATGGTATGGATGTTATCGCAATTCCAACCAATAGGCCTATTGAAAGAAAAGATCAGGATGATGTTGTTTATAAGAGTAAGAAAGAAAAATTCAAAGCTGTTGTAGAAGAGATCAAAGAAACTAATGCCAAGGGACAGCCTGTGCTTGTAGGTACTATTACTATTGAAACCTCAGAAATGCTTTCAAAGATGCTGAAAAAAGAAGGCATAAACCATACAGTACTTAATGCAAAATTCCATGAAAAAGAGGCTGAAATCGTAGCAAATGCCGGTTTGCATGGTGCTGTTACTATTGCCACAAATATGGCCGGCCGTGGTACTGATATTAAGCTTGACGAAGAAGCACTCAAGGCAGGTGGTCTTAAGGTAATTGGTACTGAAAGGCATGAGAGTAGACGTATTGATAATCAGTTAAGAGGTCGTTCAGGTCGTCAAGGTGATCCTGGTGAGTCAAGATTCTATATCTCACTTGAAGACGATTTAATGAGACTCTTCGCATCAGAAAGACTTATAAAGATTTTTAATGCCTTGGGTGTTCCTGAAAACGAGCCTATAGAGCATGGTATGCTTACCAGAGCTGTAGAGAAAGCTCAGATGAAAATCGAGAGCAATAACTATGGTATAAGAGAAAACCTCTTAAAGTATGACGAGGTAAATAACGAACAAAGAGAAGTTATCTACGAAGAAAGAAATAAGGTACTGGAAGGCGACAATATGCGTGACACTATCCTTCGTATGATAAATGATATCATTGAGCGTTCTGTAAATATGGCTATCTCTGACGAAATACCTGCAAGTGAATGGAATTTTGTAGAGCTCAATGAACTTATCCTTTCTACAATACCACTCTCACCTCTTTCTTATTCTCCTGAAATGGACAATATGAAAAAGGATGAACTTATTCAGAAACTTAAAAAAGAGGCTGTTGAGCTTTATGAGGCAAAGGAAGCTGAATTCCCGGATGCAGAAAAAATTCGTGAACTTGAGCGTATTATCCTTCTAAAGACTATTGACAATAAGTGGATGAACCATATTGATGATATGGAGCAGTTGCGTCAAGGTATAGGATTGCAGGCACTGGGTCAAAGAGATCCGCTTGTAGAATACAAAATGGCTGCTTATGATATGTTTGATGAAATGACAAGAGGTATATCTGAGGATACTGTGCGTATTCTGTATCATCTTAAGGTGGAGCAGAAAGTTGAGAGAGAGCCTGTAGCCAAGGTTACCGGAACTAATAAGGATGACAGTACTGTAAAGAAGCCTGTGCGTATTGAAGCAAAGATTTATCCAAATGATCCATGTCCATGTGGAAGTGGAAAAAAGTATAAACAATGCCATGGCAGAAAGGGAATGACATTATAA
- a CDS encoding endonuclease MutS2 has product MNKKTLKILEYEKIINNLVDMASSEPAKKLCAKLKPSTDINEIQKNQGYTTAALDRIRLKGNLLLSEIKDISDSLKRLEIGSSLSQPELMKILSILNAVSKAISYGLHPDEEEYDVLEEHFRSLYDIKDLKKELSRCIISEEIMADNASPELSHIRRKIKQINSKMHTELNNILNAHREYLMDAVITQRDGAYCLPIKSEYKNKVSGVVHDQSSTGSTVFIEPIAVIKMNNELKSLFMDEKKEIEKILENLSLLAALYIEPLRENAKTLIFLDFVYAKANLSKKMNASEPKFNSKHYINIKEGRHPLLDSKKVVPINISIGDNYDLLIITGPNTGGKTVSLKTVGLFTLMGQSGLHIPAFEGSELSVFNDVFADIGDEQSIEQSLSTFSGHMKNIVYILNHADANSLCLFDELCAGTDPTEGAALAISILSFLHRMQSRCIATTHYSELKVFALNEPGVENASCEFDVATLSPTYRILIGVPGKSNAFAIAGKLGLPDYIISEADNHLEKDAKDFEDLLTRLENDRQIIEKDKLSIQKYKREIESLKRHYDKQEENLTQKKEKILEEAREAAKKILEEAKETADDTIKNINKIASGAGLGSALEEQRTRLRESINKNTKTIGIQQTKNKVKKPKELKLGDSVHVISLNLDGIVSSLPNQSGNFFVQMGILRSQVNISDVALVEEPDNKPKTKTRTRSSSMVKSATISTEINVIGKNVDEACSELDKYLDDALLAHLPGVRIIHGRGTGALQKGIHAYLKRQSFVKSYSLADFNEGGNAVTIVRFK; this is encoded by the coding sequence ATGAATAAAAAAACATTAAAAATACTGGAATATGAAAAAATAATAAATAATTTGGTAGATATGGCAAGCAGTGAGCCTGCCAAAAAGCTTTGTGCAAAGCTTAAGCCGTCTACAGATATAAATGAAATCCAAAAAAATCAAGGATATACAACTGCTGCACTGGACAGAATAAGGCTTAAGGGAAATCTCTTATTGTCTGAAATAAAGGATATATCAGATTCTTTAAAAAGACTTGAAATAGGTTCATCACTTTCACAGCCGGAACTTATGAAAATTCTGTCTATTTTGAACGCTGTATCTAAGGCTATATCATATGGTCTGCACCCTGACGAAGAGGAATATGATGTATTGGAAGAACATTTTAGAAGTCTTTATGATATAAAAGATCTCAAAAAAGAACTTTCAAGATGTATTATATCTGAAGAAATAATGGCAGACAATGCTTCTCCTGAGCTAAGCCATATCAGAAGGAAGATAAAGCAGATAAACTCAAAGATGCATACAGAACTCAACAATATTCTCAATGCACATAGAGAGTATTTAATGGATGCAGTCATCACTCAAAGAGACGGAGCTTACTGCCTCCCTATAAAAAGTGAGTACAAGAATAAAGTATCTGGCGTTGTGCATGACCAATCTTCTACCGGTTCTACTGTATTTATCGAGCCTATAGCAGTTATAAAGATGAATAATGAGTTAAAATCATTGTTTATGGATGAGAAAAAAGAGATAGAAAAGATACTTGAAAACCTTAGCCTTTTGGCTGCACTATATATTGAACCTTTAAGAGAAAATGCAAAGACGCTTATCTTCCTTGACTTTGTATATGCCAAGGCAAATCTCTCAAAGAAGATGAATGCAAGCGAACCGAAGTTTAATTCAAAGCATTATATAAATATAAAAGAAGGTAGACATCCTCTACTTGATTCAAAAAAGGTTGTACCTATCAATATCTCAATAGGTGATAATTATGACTTACTGATTATCACAGGACCAAATACCGGTGGTAAAACAGTATCACTAAAGACAGTTGGATTGTTTACACTTATGGGACAGTCAGGACTTCATATACCGGCATTTGAGGGCAGTGAGCTTTCTGTATTTAATGATGTATTTGCTGATATCGGAGATGAGCAGAGTATTGAACAGTCACTCTCCACATTCTCAGGCCATATGAAAAATATTGTTTACATATTAAACCACGCTGATGCAAATTCGCTCTGCCTTTTTGATGAACTATGTGCCGGTACTGACCCTACTGAGGGTGCCGCACTTGCCATCTCAATACTCTCATTCCTACATAGGATGCAAAGCAGATGTATTGCAACCACTCACTACAGTGAACTTAAGGTATTTGCATTAAACGAGCCTGGCGTTGAAAATGCTTCATGTGAATTTGATGTGGCGACTCTCTCTCCTACCTATAGAATACTTATAGGAGTACCCGGCAAATCAAATGCCTTTGCCATAGCAGGTAAACTTGGACTTCCGGATTATATTATTTCAGAGGCTGACAATCATCTTGAAAAAGATGCAAAGGACTTTGAAGATCTACTTACAAGACTTGAAAATGATAGGCAAATAATAGAGAAAGATAAATTATCTATTCAAAAATATAAGAGGGAAATAGAAAGCCTAAAGAGACATTATGACAAGCAAGAAGAAAATCTCACTCAAAAGAAGGAAAAGATCTTAGAAGAAGCCAGAGAAGCTGCAAAAAAGATTTTAGAAGAAGCCAAGGAAACAGCAGATGATACTATAAAGAATATCAATAAAATAGCTTCCGGTGCCGGTCTTGGCTCAGCTCTTGAAGAACAGCGAACCAGACTCAGGGAATCAATAAATAAAAATACAAAAACTATTGGAATACAGCAAACTAAAAATAAAGTTAAAAAACCAAAGGAGTTAAAACTTGGTGACAGTGTTCATGTTATCAGCTTGAACCTTGACGGTATAGTATCTTCTCTTCCAAATCAAAGTGGAAATTTCTTTGTTCAAATGGGTATACTTAGATCTCAGGTAAATATATCTGACGTTGCTTTAGTAGAAGAACCTGACAATAAGCCTAAGACCAAGACAAGAACCAGGAGCTCTTCTATGGTAAAATCTGCTACCATATCTACAGAGATAAATGTTATCGGAAAGAATGTGGATGAGGCTTGTTCAGAGCTTGACAAATACTTAGATGATGCTCTCTTAGCACATCTTCCAGGAGTTAGGATAATTCATGGTAGGGGTACCGGAGCATTACAAAAAGGTATACATGCCTACTTGAAGAGGCAGTCTTTTGTAAAGAGCTATTCTCTTGCTGATTTTAACGAGGGTGGCAATGCTGTAACAATAGTGCGTTTTAAATAA
- a CDS encoding sensor histidine kinase — MRLSLYLKFIMAYIFFGIAGFVAIATISSHLTYSYLVESRSQTLYDEANLIASTYSTVYEGQNISLAESYPQLQAVATFLNAKIWVMDRNGKIIVDADKQRVSDIISDFNPTATGNKSYMVGDYFHSFTEDYLSVSAPITGNFRTYGYVVIHLSMKNVTQSQYHILNIVYITSLIVFLLSLVILIVFQRIVYSPLKKITTGAKAYAEGDLKYEIKVASNDEMGYLAATLNYMSDKLDDTENYQKKFISNVSHDFRSPLTSIKGYLEAILDGTIPTEMHEKYLQRVIDETNRLTKLTESILSLDSIESVKLNRTSFDINNVIRDTASSFEVQCNSKNITIELILLNISQYVLADYSKIQQVLYNLIDNAIKFSSQNSSIIIQTSMKKEKVFISVKDTGIGIAKNEQSKVFDRFYKSDLSRGKDKKGTGLGLAIVKEILQTHGENIDVVSTVGVGTEFIFSLPASKET; from the coding sequence ATGAGACTCTCTCTCTATCTAAAATTTATTATGGCTTATATATTTTTTGGTATAGCCGGATTTGTGGCAATAGCTACTATTTCAAGCCATTTGACTTATTCCTATCTGGTAGAGTCCAGAAGTCAAACTTTATATGATGAGGCGAATCTTATTGCCTCTACATATTCCACTGTATATGAAGGCCAGAATATTTCTCTTGCAGAAAGCTATCCACAACTACAGGCGGTGGCAACTTTCCTCAATGCAAAGATATGGGTAATGGATAGAAATGGCAAAATAATAGTGGATGCTGACAAACAAAGAGTATCTGATATTATATCAGATTTCAACCCTACCGCTACAGGTAACAAATCATATATGGTAGGTGACTACTTTCATTCCTTTACAGAGGACTACTTAAGTGTTTCTGCACCTATTACCGGAAACTTTCGTACCTATGGCTATGTAGTAATTCATCTATCTATGAAAAATGTTACTCAAAGTCAATATCATATTTTAAATATAGTCTATATAACCTCTCTGATAGTATTTTTACTGTCATTGGTTATTTTAATTGTCTTTCAGCGTATTGTATACTCACCCCTAAAAAAAATAACCACAGGGGCAAAGGCATATGCTGAGGGAGATTTAAAATATGAAATAAAGGTAGCCTCAAATGATGAAATGGGATATCTGGCAGCTACCTTAAACTATATGTCAGACAAACTGGATGATACAGAAAATTATCAAAAAAAGTTTATTTCAAATGTTTCACATGATTTTCGTTCACCTCTAACTTCTATAAAAGGGTATTTAGAGGCTATACTTGACGGAACCATACCTACTGAAATGCATGAAAAATATTTGCAAAGAGTTATAGATGAGACAAATAGACTCACCAAGCTCACTGAAAGTATTCTATCTTTGGATTCTATAGAGAGTGTAAAGCTCAATAGGACAAGCTTTGATATAAACAATGTAATTCGTGACACTGCCAGCAGCTTTGAAGTACAGTGTAATAGCAAGAATATAACTATTGAACTGATACTATTGAATATATCACAATATGTTCTTGCCGACTACAGCAAGATACAGCAGGTACTTTATAACCTTATAGATAATGCCATAAAATTTTCTTCTCAGAACTCTTCTATCATTATACAAACCAGTATGAAAAAGGAGAAAGTCTTTATATCTGTAAAAGATACAGGTATAGGCATTGCCAAGAATGAACAGTCCAAAGTATTTGACAGATTTTACAAATCAGATCTTTCCAGAGGTAAGGATAAGAAGGGCACAGGACTTGGGCTTGCTATTGTCAAGGAAATCTTGCAAACTCATGGTGAGAATATAGATGTTGTAAGCACTGTGGGTGTAGGTACAGAGTTTATTTTTTCACTACCTGCAAGCAAAGAAACATAA
- a CDS encoding SPFH domain-containing protein: protein MLGYAIIIVLLAIIFVITVKSIKIVPESRVYVVEKLGKYSQGLRSGLHFINPFFDRIAKVISLKEQVVDFPPQPVITKDNATMQIDTIVYFQITDPRLYTYGVERPISAIENLTATTLRNIIGDMTVDQTLTSRDTINTAMRSELDEATDPWGIKVNRVELKSILPPEDIRVAMEKEMKAEREKRANILEAQAKKESAILVAEGNKQAAILNAEAEKETAIKRAEGQAQAILAIQKAQAESLRVLSEADPSQKVLTLKGLEAFQKVADGKSTKIIIPTELSGLASLATSFAELNQKVEIKKEQ, encoded by the coding sequence ATGTTAGGTTATGCAATTATTATTGTTTTATTGGCTATTATATTCGTAATTACAGTCAAGTCAATAAAGATAGTCCCTGAGTCAAGAGTATATGTGGTAGAAAAGCTTGGAAAGTATTCACAAGGTCTTCGCTCAGGTTTACATTTTATAAATCCTTTCTTCGATAGAATCGCAAAGGTGATTTCATTGAAAGAGCAGGTTGTAGATTTTCCACCACAGCCTGTTATAACTAAGGATAATGCAACTATGCAGATAGATACTATAGTATACTTTCAGATAACAGATCCAAGATTGTATACTTATGGTGTGGAGAGGCCTATATCTGCTATTGAGAATCTTACAGCTACTACACTTAGAAATATCATAGGTGATATGACTGTAGACCAGACGCTCACATCAAGGGATACTATAAATACAGCTATGAGATCTGAGCTTGATGAGGCTACAGATCCATGGGGTATCAAGGTAAACCGTGTGGAGCTAAAGAGTATATTGCCACCTGAAGATATTAGAGTTGCAATGGAGAAGGAGATGAAGGCTGAGCGTGAAAAGAGAGCAAACATTCTTGAAGCTCAGGCTAAGAAAGAAAGTGCTATTCTTGTAGCAGAGGGTAATAAGCAGGCTGCTATACTCAATGCAGAAGCTGAAAAGGAGACTGCTATAAAGAGAGCTGAAGGACAGGCACAGGCTATACTAGCTATTCAAAAAGCTCAGGCAGAGTCTTTGAGGGTACTTTCTGAGGCAGATCCAAGCCAGAAGGTACTCACACTTAAAGGACTTGAGGCATTCCAGAAGGTGGCAGACGGAAAATCAACTAAGATTATCATACCTACGGAACTTAGCGGCTTGGCATCATTGGCAACAAGCTTTGCTGAGTTGAATCAAAAAGTAGAAATTAAAAAAGAGCAATAA
- a CDS encoding NfeD family protein: MFYWGVLFAIFAIGEIVIPGLVSIWLALAALIMIVVSLFIESLEIQVIIFCILSLVFIVFFRRIFKGYMRCKESPDVEKVKILKLTSIEEGKYVYDVRFKGGTWTAIAKVELNPGDIANIGSFEGNKIIINDN, from the coding sequence ATGTTTTATTGGGGAGTTTTATTTGCAATATTTGCCATTGGAGAAATTGTTATTCCCGGACTTGTTTCAATATGGTTAGCTTTGGCAGCCCTTATTATGATAGTGGTATCTCTATTTATAGAATCGTTGGAGATACAGGTTATTATATTCTGCATACTGTCATTAGTCTTTATAGTATTCTTTAGAAGGATATTTAAAGGCTATATGAGGTGTAAGGAGAGTCCGGATGTTGAGAAGGTTAAGATATTGAAACTTACATCCATAGAAGAAGGTAAGTATGTTTATGATGTAAGATTTAAAGGTGGCACATGGACAGCTATCGCCAAGGTGGAGCTAAATCCCGGAGATATTGCAAACATTGGCAGCTTCGAAGGTAATAAAATAATCATCAATGACAACTAG
- a CDS encoding choline-binding protein A — MKKSLIKSAAVLFAALSLGGVVAQPMTAKAAILERMPGDRGEWRKDEHGWYFMLSGTDRYVADNWLYDNGKWYYFDHWGYMYRNAWINYKGDSYYVGADGKMWHNAETPDGYRVDSNGKWVK, encoded by the coding sequence ATGAAGAAAAGTTTGATAAAATCAGCAGCAGTACTATTTGCAGCACTTAGTCTTGGCGGTGTAGTAGCTCAACCAATGACAGCAAAAGCAGCTATCTTAGAGCGTATGCCCGGAGATAGAGGAGAATGGCGTAAAGATGAGCATGGTTGGTACTTTATGCTGTCAGGAACAGATAGATATGTAGCAGATAACTGGCTGTATGACAATGGTAAGTGGTATTACTTTGATCACTGGGGCTATATGTATAGAAATGCTTGGATCAACTACAAGGGAGATTCTTACTATGTAGGTGCTGACGGAAAAATGTGGCATAATGCTGAGACTCCAGACGGATACAGGGTAGACAGTAATGGTAAGTGGGTTAAATAA